From the genome of Salvia splendens isolate huo1 chromosome 7, SspV2, whole genome shotgun sequence:
TCTCATATAttcaagaaaaaatattttagttaaAATGTGCGACTGAtaagaaaattttcaaatatttatacGAAATATAGTTGTTGTATTAGCTCAAATCTAATGCTgcttattataacaatttgatgGATATATACTCTATGAAATTacttaagaaattaaaaataaaactaatacttcaaTATTCATCATGTCATGAGTTTGTTGCAAATTTTGTTATAATCTAAgaactagtagtagtagtacattttCATAGTTAATACTCCTATTAGAATTGTCAATtccacttttactataaataacaATGTCATAGTAGTTCTTACTCTATAGTCTATATTCATAGCATGGTATACAGCAGCTTGTTGTTTGAGACATACTGTACTACATCATTAACCTTATGATTCATCCACATCTTATAAAATCATTAATCACAATTCTACCATACTCTTCATTCATCATATCATTATCAAAGAAAAGAATACATAGAGTTCTCCTCAAGCAGCTAACCACACACTCTTGCCTTGAGATCAATGGCAAAATTATTATTCCATGAGTACAAATAGTCTAATATTAATACAAATCTCATTTTCTGGGTAGTAGGTTTATAGTTCACTCTTTAGTTTTATTTAACAGTTTCATGAACTATTTCATAATAACATTGTCAACCATTAATTGTTCAAATGAATTCCAAATAATATTTTGCTGGAAATATATACAAATTCCTAATATCATTATCAATGTGAAATTTTTTTGTCGTAATCTTTTTTTCCTATGAAAAATCAATGTGGAGATTAACCAAGAAAAGAATCTGAAgcaaaattaaaagaagaaaaaaaaatgaaccaAATTCATTAGGATTTAATTCTATATAAGTGTTGACAATCGATGAACAATTGCATTTAAAACTGGGTTGTTTTGTTTTGGagaaaaatacgaaaataggTGAATAATTGCAAAGAAGATTTTATTTGGTTTATATGTGATGGAATTTGAttcaaataaaactatatagTAACATGTTATTTGGTTAATGGAAAAGTTCACTATCGcgacaaaataaaaattacgaGGACCTACTAAAAAACAGTGTATGagaatttaatgaaaaaaatagcaTAGGGACTTAAAGATATGTTTTGCCTAATATAGATATAGTAGATAGCTACTGGCTAGTAAAGAGCACTAATACATCATGTAggttattcaataaaaaatttaaatcatgtAGATTGTATGACAATTTATTGTATATGCAGATTTTAAATTCTGACGATTTAATATTTGGGAAGCTAATCATACACTTATATAAACACATTTTGTTGagaaattgattttaaaaaatactgcAAATTAAAGAACTATACATTAGAAGGGCCGTTGAAAAAAATCAGTTAAAATATATGGAAaactaaaataagataattagcGAAAAGCTTAAAAATGCGtaccaataatttatttttaaaatatatggaTTTGGATTAATAAGAAAATTACTATAATGCCATTTGCTATGAAACAGATTCGAATACAATGTTTCCCCAATCCATAATACTAATGGGCCTAATGTTATTTTTTGAAAGCCCAGTAAGAAttgctttgatttttttgttgggTATTTCTATACACTTGTTCtgctaaaatagaaaataaaccatagtagtatacattatggatttgtttttggggTCATGGTATTCTCAATTTTAGAGACTCCAAATTTGTAATCTCAAAACATCTTTAACTAAAAATCTTAGAAAGTTTGAGACAAATGGACTATGGAAGTAAAAGATACTATCACATAAAATTAGGCCTAAACTCTGGGTAATATTTCATTAGTTTTTTCTCTATCTTTGCCTCTCAGAATACTCTATGCAACATATGACCAAATAAACAGTTATGGAACTCGTGATCATAATTGGAATTAGAAGATTGAACATTTTAGATGGTCTCACTCACAAAAGAATATAgatgtaataaaaagtgagaTGACAGCTAGTACTATGTTAATTGCACTGAAATAAACATCATTGAGTTCATGTTAATTCATATCTTCAACCAAATACCCCTAAGAAGAAGAGTTCTAATAAAGAAAATACAGAGGTCATCCATCACCTCACAACAATACTCATCAACTCTACCCTTCTTATTTCTGAGGCTTCTTCCATAGCACACCAAACTTCCTCAGCACATTCACATTCTTCTTCTTGAACATTTCATTATCAAGATCATCCGCGTTGGACGAGGGGATGTTCCTCATCTTGTTGTCCATTGACCCCGTCCTCTCCACTGCGTGCCCGTTGTTCCCAACCGCTAGCATGGACGCAGCCACCTCCGCTGCCTTCCTCCACTGATCCGACTGCACCTTCAGCTTCCGCAGCTCTGCCTCCATCTCCGCGTTGGCTGCTTGCGCTGCCTCCAGCTGCTCAGCAACGCGAGCTGCCTTCCTGTTGCTCCTGTCCACCTCCTCCGTCATGGACCCCACCTTCACCAGCGCCTCCCTCTCTGCTACTCTCGCTGCCTCTAGCTCTGACATAGCCTCGCTCCTCGTGCTATTGTAAGCCTCCATTTCTTTCCTCAATGCTCTGTTTTCCTCTGATATGTTATGGTATTGTGCTTTAATAGTCTCATTTTCTGCTCTCAGCTCGTGCTCCCTGTGGCCGGATAACGCGTTCTCCAACTGCATTATGAGGGCGTCGTTCTCCTCAAAGATGCTCTGCAGCTCAGTCTCCTTATCCATGAGGTTTGACCTCAGCTCCTCGATTTCATAGCTGCATTTTCGAAGCTCTGCCTCCAACTGAGCCTCTCTCTGCCCTGATGTGGACTTGATCTGTTCCACAATCTCACAAGCGTGCTTTACTTGCTCTGCGCTCTGAGCTTGATCCTCGTTCCGCCTCATCTCAGCAACAGCTAGAGCAGATCTCAACTGCTCCACTTCAAGCTTCGCAGAGGCGAATTCTGCTTCAATTGATGATACCTTTGCCTTCTCGTCTTCAACTTCACCATTGAGTTTCCCAACAAGCTCTTCTAGAAGCTCTACACGAGCCTTCGACTGTTCCAGCTCACTGGCTGCAGCCTCGTAGACTCCCGTGGCTTTACAACCATCCGACCTGAGCGTCTCCACCATCTTCTTGACTGTTCCATCTTCTTGACTTAGACTCTTATGTTGGTTTTTTCCAATTTAGGTAAGAATGCATTTGAGGGAAACTAGTGTTTCAAACTGAACTTGTTGACTGGAGGAACAATAAAATTAACTCAGGCTTCTACTACGCTCATTCAGATAGCACGCAGCCTACTCCAATCTATCCGAGCAGCCAAGTCTAGGATACGTTATGTGGGGGGAAGGCTACGATACAACCAGTGCTTGGATCCAGAAAGGAACCTGCAGGTCCATTTCTTGGATCGAGATCTCTTCCCATACCGGGGTCTATGGGAGGAGGAGGACACGAAGAAGGCCTAGCCTGCGATAAACGGGAGAGAGAGGAAGCTCGAAAGGCAGGTGTTGTCTGGCCTGTGGGAGTATGAATGACATCAACACTAGAATGTGTTTGCAAAGTTATTTCTAAGCATCATTAGAGCTCATTCCTATGTTAACACTTAGTTCTTGACCTTGGACTTTTAGGATAAAGCTAAAAAGCTTAGGaaagaaactaagaaaaacataCACAGTAAGTTTTAGAGCATTAGATACCTAACCCCACACACACCAAGAGAAAGCAGGAGGCGAGAGAGGAGACGGCGTCTCATTCACAGAGTGTGGAAGGATATACTATCTCATGAGGCAGACCATTGAGATATGTTCATACTCTGGCTGCTGGTTGCTTCCACCTTCCCTTTTTTTGTTACAGTCACAAGTCACAAGAGGTATGCATATTCTGGTGGGAGAAGCAGATTTCGTGCTAAAACTGTCGTTCATCTTCCTTAGTTGCAGGCATTTCTAGTTCAAGATGCTTATTGTTTGGGAAATGTGAAGGGAGTGTATATATATCTAATCAAAGTCCTAGAGAGAAGCTATCTCTGTTTGATGAGGTGAAAGATCGTATAAAGAGAAGGCAGACAAATCAAAAGGAGGAGAGTCGGTTGACGAATCGTTGCAGAAAATGAAACACAGAAACCATGACGAATTCGACTATTCAGCTTCCTCTGACTTGGCTAGCTTAGAGTGGAAGAAAATGAAGATCCCTGATTTCTCTATGAGTAAACAACATACATATTATACATAGTTGAAAATTTCAGTGCACATTTTAACAAAGCAATAGAGCAGTAAGTAGTGGGATAAACAACAGCATATAAAACAGTAACAAACATCCCATAAGCAGCAGATCCAAACAAACATAGCAACAAACAATCCATAAGAAGATCCAAACAAACATAGCAAATATTCAAAAGGGTGGCAATGTTATTGTGATCCAAACCACCAATCTAGTACCTGTTTCTTCTTCATCTACTCCTCCTTGCCGTCCTTCTCATCATCGCTTTCGTCGTGATCGCCGAGATAGGTGTCTTCGTCGTAATCATTCTCCTCCAAGTAGAACTCAATCATTTTCTTTCTTCCCTTCATGAGGAGTTGTTGTTGTTCCAGAGTAAGGTGCTTCTTCATCTCAGCCTTGGTTAAAAATTTTATCCAATATAATTGGTCATGAGCTTCTTTGCGTCTGCTCTTCATCCAGTAGGCCTTCTTTTCATCCTTACCCCGACGCCTGATCACCTCGTCGAGAAGGGCCAGAGGGAACTTACTGAGACTCATCGGACAAGGCTCAAAGCTTCGGCAAGGAAGCCCCTCCTCGATGTAGTTTCCGCAAGCTCGGCAGGTTCTACCCGAAACAACCTTGTGACATTTCCTCCAATGTTCTTGCACGGCTTCATGGCTTCTCATCCCATTTCCCTTGCACCATCTCTGCCCCCTGTTGCATTTGTAGAGATGGATTCTTGCTTTTTCATTTTTGGCTGACATTCTGGCATACATTCTCACAGCCCCAAGCTTAGAGAgcttagagagaaagaaagtgTTGGATTTGAATCAGTCGTTGGTCAAGAATAATGCTCCAAGTCTGTTGGAGTCTGTTGGAGTCAAGAAGTTGTTTGAGATTTTTATGCTATGTTTCCTTATTTTCCTGTTTCAGTTGTACAGACGACTTTGTCTTCCTTGTTAGGCTATTTAAAGCCATTTCCTACTGCTATTAAACTCATCGAAGCTTATTCAGCTTTTGTTAAGTATTGTTTGATCTCAGAACCAACAAATCTGGCATCAGAGCCAGCAATATAAAGTGAGAGAAAGTGTGCAAACACAGCGAGTGAAATGGGAGAATCGAGCAATTTTGCACAACCGAGCATACCAAAATTCGATGGGGATTACGATCATTGGAGTCTTCTCATGGAGAATCTTCTCAGATCAAAGGAGTACTTCGATGTGGTGAAAGATGGAGTTGAAGAACCTGTCAATGAAGAAGTGCTGACCGAAGCACAGAAGAAGACTCTTGCTGATGCAAGATTAAAAGATCTGAAGGCTAAGAATTATTTGTTCAGTGCTATTGACAAATCAATTCTTAAGACAATTACCTTGAAAGAAACCTCAAAGCAGCTGTGGGATTCAATGAAGACTAAGTAGCTGTGGGATACaatgagcttcatcctgggccgagatcctagcagctctggccttctcaaaattggcctcagcctgttcggcccgctgacaagcagccgccaacttcctctgcatctcggcataatCATGAGACGCTTTGGAGAgctcgacggcgacgagcttggagagcatatcgttcctctgaaaatagaaaaaagaaaaagtcaacagaggggccacaaaattACAGGAAggaagcaaagccaaagaatcaagaagacaatttacctcggcgaagtccgtgggccatgcaaaaggctcacagacatatTGCGAAGGGGGCCCCATGACGAGGTCTCTCTCCGGcactcttgggggcttctgggccttccccttcccctttgccgaagaggactccggcttctttggacccgaagaggtcttttgcctcttcggagcCCTCTCgacatcagacgccgagctggtagctttcggcctctccggctcttTGGACTCCGAGGATTTGCGGCTCATCTTGTTCAATATGTTCACTGCCGAAaagcaaggaaacaaggttagttttcgccgctaaagcagtaaagcataaaaaagaaatcctcaccctcagtctcttcgtccgaagacgagatatcgaacacgatgtcgcccttgacgagctcagattccgagtactgcttcctaattataggaatcttattgagctcgccctcgagctcggccaacggttctaaccgaggatggggaatcacggacttcggccctctccagggaaagcccggagccgctgtcctattataaaaaaagaaacggctttgccatttcggccacttggttttgcaaaaggccctaaaaggctgtaaagggatcaagtaaaaccaagatcccttccttttaaattggaaaaaattaaggattgccctcaaagacagatccttatctaacctacgcagttcggcagcaaaggccgataagtgcctccaagaattcggagtcacctgacctagagggagttggaaaaaatcaagcaactctacaaaaggtgggggaagagggaaacgaagcccgcattctaagcaggcttcgtagacggtggcataaccctccggcggctcgttagccctatgatcgtcgtcgggaaccaccgcctccCCCTTGGGAAGGAGAAATTTCTCActtagggatatcacagtatccttactcaagatactgtgaaaatgctctacggtcttctccccggattccttccggctagaagaccccctaccccctttcctaccgctacccgactcagaagaagaagaagaagacatagttcttactctttaaaagtctgaagaaattttgcagaaattcttgaaagcggaagaaaattttttcgcaaaagaaacaagagtgcagaagaagcaatagcaaaggtgttcaaatgatgaggaagggacatatttatcagattcggagaagatttcaaaatcatcgcaccgtttcgaatcccaccttttcaggattcaacggccggattttactgtcgcatttaatgcagtcacgcgcgaggcacgtcccctgacgtcagcctcccccgtacctttatcagaatgccgaagtgactcacttcgccgaagtgattcacttcgcttttcggggggggtagtgatggggtacgtactaaacaagcccaatagcagtgacggcccatcagcccaaagtccaaggaagagtatcagttcggcattaccaaagagttcggccccagcctacagctcggtaaaagccgaccaatcaagctcttcTCTCAGACcggctaaagctgctcggcaacagttcagcagttcggtctcagcattcgaccgaactggaagatagtcaacttaTGCAAGATCTCATGCAGATAGTGGACCAAacacagagatagtggactcatgcagaatctcatgcagatagtggactcatgcagaatctcatgcagatagtggacccatgcaggatctccatgacctccacgacatccacaactatcattagtggtgatgcaagccacgatcttagttcaatgtataaatagaacttagatcagacagaaaaaggttaagttctctagagatcaaacatcctatagcaagtctgtattgttagctgtagaaaacagatcaagcaatacaactctgccctcttttcttcccgtggacgtagatttacctcagtaaatcgaaccacgtaaatctctgtgtcgtaatttatttttacgagcatttatcatcatcaaaaattcgccaaaccatcactggcgccgtctgtgggaacagagaaccaaatttgtgataaagcgaatttttgacccttttctcaccccaaaaaaatgcataccagatcacatactactcgtaataccgttcgtgaaaaccatgaggaagctagtccagcccgcaggtccggaaaacagcctcgggagacatctacttccagttttcacgatgaaggaacgaGCCACTCAAAAgatccacacaccgagtcttcccagcagcctgatttgaatgaggctgtcaagctgttcttggctgaaaagcaggatgagttcttagccttcctgcaaaagagccaacagtcgaagacgaaaacggcggattctccctcctcctccagacatgaaagtcactaccgcagtagtgccgtgtcttccaggaagaagaatcctccaccccgacatgttcctgttcctcctcggaaccggaatcacaggagatctccatctcctccctaccgaagagatgtcgggttcgccatgtacggagcactgaagactctgttctcggacgatatcacccgaactccccttccacagaactaccgaactccgtcgatgacttatgacgggttggtggatcctcatgacttcctgggacgctatcagtataacatggcgaaccagggtctcaacgaggtccacatgtgcaagctgttccccgagctgcttatcgggaacgcaaggaggtggttcgatagcctcccccaaggcagcgttagatcttaccgagatctaatggatgctttccacaggaggttctttcagaaagcggaagcccgaatcacttcggctcagctgctttctatacgtcaaggtcgcgacgaaaagatcagcgacttcatgacgagattccacaaggaatgcctacaagtagatgatctcaacgatctacttgtcatttcggcattccaaaatggaattctgcccggagctctctacagaaagctcgtggaatgcagtccgcaaacagctcaagagatgtgggacattgcggaccagttctcccgtgccgatgaggcagaccgtcgcaaacggtcgttagacagctcatcccggggagacaggaggaagcccgatcatagcgatcagggacatcctcgccgaactccttttggcgatcagggacctcctcgccgaactcctttcgaaaggattcaaagggctccggtgcaagatcgattggggccacgtatcaatcctgagaagccgcccgctcagttcgtaccactGAATAAGTCAaaagcggaaattttcgaactacattccgatatgttcgaaaggccaaagcggatgacgaaatcagccgcgcgccgacctcaggatcaatattgctccttccatcaagaccacggtcatgataccgaggagtgccgacatttggctgcaggtattgatgctcttgtgaaagcagggacattaaaaaaataccaaagcaagcagccgaagaagaacaaaaagcagagaggtgcgaactgcgctcctcaggatctgaaaaagcaacaggaccctgaagacgatgacgagccgcaatatgatggagtaatcctgactattgatgctctccctgccgggaagactaagtcatctctgaagtcagagcgcagaggcttcaaccaagaggagccaacgcataaaaggctgaagcaggacgaagtgattacattttcagatgcagatcccgtcccggccatctctcctcatcaagacgctattgtcatccaagccggagtggcaaacaaactgatccacagagtgttcgtggatacaggagcgtcagtcaacattctttttaaagagtgtttcgataaactagaagtggatccagctcggctcagtccggctccacttcctctaaaaagtttcgcccaggaagacacccgccctgaaggtattatcagccttccggtcacggtgggaaaagtgcctacaagctccagtacgatgatcgagttctttgtggtaaaagctcggtctccgtacaacatcatcctgggaagagactggctcaacgcagttcgggccgtttgctctacttatcatctcaccatcaagctccccactaaaggggggatagcggtcatccgaggtgatcaaaagagagcgaaagaatgtctgcagattgcgcttaaaagtgccgagcaatcagatcggcaccatcaagcatagcaatcacagcagccggagtcagaggcaaacgaaatgaccgaagtcacatcagagccgaactcaatggcCGTTCAgctatacgaagatgatccatccagaacggtcaagatcggtttcgcaggaacgcctctactccgggaaaagaccatccagctcctcaaggagtacaaagatgtctttgcatggtctccgctggacatgaccggagtgccctctgaggtaatcactcatcggctaaatattgatccttcagtccggcctataaaacagaagcaaagactctttgcggcagaaagaaatcaagtcatccatgacgaagtccgccaattactgaaagcggatgtgttattcgaggtgaaatatccctcttgggtggccaatcctgtgatgatcaagaaaaaagaaggaggatggcggatgtgcatagattttaccgatctaaacaagcactgtcctaaagattgctatccccttccgaacatagataaaaaagtagaagctttgatcggcttcgaaattttctgttttcttgatctgtacaaaggctaccaccaagtcttaatggatgagaatgatgctccgaaaacggctttcattactgacttcggcgtttttgcttataaaaagatgccgttcggtttaaagaatgccggagccacatatcaaaggatggtagataagctttttaggcatttgatcggaaaggaggttgaagtgtatgttgacgacatagtcgttaaaagcagaagcacttcggagtacgaagacaatctcaagtccactctcgacgtcctccgaaaagccaacctcaaactcaatccccaaaaatgtaccttcttggtagattcgggaaagtttctaggttgttgggtctcaaaggaaggactcaaggcaaatccgcaAAAAGTTCAAgctgttcagaacatggcaatgccgaagtccatacatgatgtgcaaaggctaactggacgtctagccgcactgaatagattcctttcccaagcagccgaaaagcaaatgccgttcttcaaggtgttgaaaaaggcaccaaaatttgagtggggagtcgagcagaaaaaagcttttgacgagctcaaaagttatttagccaagctccctattctctctgctccaacagatgccgaagtgatattcttatacttagcggcatcggatcagacCATTAGCGcagtgcttgtacgagaagaaggcctaaagcagcttcccatctactttacaagccgagcattaagaggtccagaaacaagatatcaacctctggaaaaaattgctctggcgttagtaaatgcagcaaggagactgcggccatacttctatgctcataaggtatgcgtcttaaccgatcttccacttcggcaagttttgaccaagccagaagcatcaggcagaatcgctaaatgggccatagagttgggagaacactcaatcgaatacctacctcggaaagccatcaagggacaagccttggcagattttcttgcagaggcaaagttcgatcaagcaatccctgtcattgccgaacagaaaaactCTGCCGATGCCGagctagcacagcccttggaatccgaagtagagccaccggactgctggagcggattcgtagatggagcttcgaata
Proteins encoded in this window:
- the LOC121810348 gene encoding interactor of constitutive active ROPs 3-like — encoded protein: MKKKQSLSQEDGTVKKMVETLRSDGCKATGVYEAAASELEQSKARVELLEELVGKLNGEVEDEKAKVSSIEAEFASAKLEVEQLRSALAVAEMRRNEDQAQSAEQVKHACEIVEQIKSTSGQREAQLEAELRKCSYEIEELRSNLMDKETELQSIFEENDALIMQLENALSGHREHELRAENETIKAQYHNISEENRALRKEMEAYNSTRSEAMSELEAARVAEREALVKVGSMTEEVDRSNRKAARVAEQLEAAQAANAEMEAELRKLKVQSDQWRKAAEVAASMLAVGNNGHAVERTGSMDNKMRNIPSSNADDLDNEMFKKKNVNVLRKFGVLWKKPQK